In a single window of the Cryptococcus tetragattii IND107 chromosome 1, whole genome shotgun sequence genome:
- a CDS encoding sulfite reductase (NADPH) hemoprotein, beta-component — MSVLAAISSLPATSYYHPIAQIPAGASKLNPYLPLPQSSTPAVLFTNANLLHSLPTASLNRTVVHVFDAEEIVTPKGAKAVSLISRSAQNAYDHALLALRLAQDQDAVVYHFIPSGLEGEVQTLENAQAWLSGPLDAPNVSIGDGAEPSAEAKLVAAYDSISLSLLKLTRRPQRPFIHNKAESSRLVVNFLPSPVLAENTIDIVLAIPAPKEKLSSSLSGVQEVVVVEAGSGKYGPAWASVVDALEGADVTIRSILVGASASPEEITAAITGDAPITRIGKPLSYNIPSNAITVPSPESAYTELLASSPSPLEILNDPSHLAANESTSPLYAFGKAVAIRKERARLVELAKKVLKAPNTKPEVHEAISAWLLIRDEKKGAAEAGKKVEAAIGAGKGDEKEIVELGQKGHWEKRALWIVISNSWAVDLASSGLHHALASGLDINLLVYETAASPFSPNAPAQPSKERKKDLALYALNMGDVYVASVAVYADYAGVLNAMREAENYSGPGLVLAYLPWGEKEDGQAVSDSENAGPLERLRETKRAVSGGWWPMFRWNPSLPDNKRFSLDSSHIKAALSEFLDRQSHLSQLTLATPAIDPSVTSSAGTELLAARKEKARKAYDALLNSLDGPGLLVLYASDGGNAEKLAKRLVGRAKMRGVGASLRVLDEVAGSIVGTLGQEQNVLIVTSTAGQGESPLNGREFTKALSKLSPSDELKETKIAVFGMGDSHYWPRPEDAGYYNKPARDLFPKLLSLGCQELLPLGLGDDSDPDGVQTAYKPFEASLWRALGVDSVEVTEEKEEVVANEHIKIASDYLRGTILEGLADKSTGAISASDAQLTKFHGTYMQDDRDIRESLKAQGLEPAYSFMIRVRMPGGICSAKQWLDMDRIADEHGNGTFKLTTRQTFQFHGVIKSHLKKAMQAINKSLLDTIAACGDVNRNVQCTVNPSLSKTHATVYEFSKAISEHLLPATNAYHEIWLDKKKISGDAVQPFDSDSEPLYGPYYLPRKFKIAIAVPPDNAVDVFTNDVGFIAIVENDEVVGYNVSVGGGMGVTHGNKKTYPRLGDVIGFIAAEDGTKVAESIMLVQRDHGNRQDRKNARLKYTVDRLGLPKFKAFVEERWGKKFAPARAYHFDSNLDHYGWTQGYDGKWHFTMFIENGRVEDNSRHQFKAGLREIASAHKGTFRLTANQHLILSDVAPEDLDEMKRLLAKWGLDNLDHSGVRLSSSACVAFPTCGLAMAESERYLPVLIDKVEKICEEAGVKSDDLVMRMTGCPNGCARPWAAEVAFVGKAPGSYMMMLGGSHLGTRLNKPFLESASEPEILAVLKPMIKRWALERHEGERFGDWTIRAGYIKPTTHGTNFWEDAFPAQAGTTVTA, encoded by the exons ATGTCTGTCCTCGccgccatctcctctctccctgcTACCTCCTACTACCACCCCATTGCCCAGATTCCCGCTGGCGCCTCCAAGCTCAACCCTtacctccctcttccccagtCTTCTACTCCTGCCGTTCTCTTCACCAACGCAAACTTACTCCACTCTCTCCCCACGGCGTCTCTCAACCGAACTGTCGTCCATGTTTTCGACGCCGAAGAGATTGTTACTCCCAAGGGAGCCAAGGCTGTCTCATTAATCAGTCGATCTGCGCAGAATGCTTATGACCACGCTTTGCTGGCCCTTCGTCTTGCTCAGGACCAGGACGCAGTGGTCTATCACTTTATCCCCTCTGGTCTTGAGGGTGAAGTCCAAACTCTCGAGAACGCCCAGGCTTGGCTCTCTGGTCCTCTTGACGCTCCCAACGTCTCCATTGGCGATGGTGCGGAGCCTTCTGCTGAGGCTAAGCTTGTTGCCGCCTATGACTCGATCAGCCTTTCGCTCCTCAAACTCACTCGTCGACCTCAGCGACCTTTTATCCACAATAAGGCCGAATCTTCTCGACTTGTCGtcaacttcctcccctcccccgTATTGGCTGAGAACACGATCGATATCGTTCTTGCCATCCCTGCCCCCAAGGAAAAGCtcagctcttctctctctggTGTTCAAGAGGTTGTCGTTGTTGAGGCTGGTAGCGGCAAGTACGGTCCTGCTTGGGCCTCTGTTGTCGACGCTCTTGAAGGCGCCGATGTGACTATTCGATCCATCTTGGTAGGTGCTTCTGCCTCTCCCGAGGAGATCACTGCCGCCATCACTGGTGACGCCCCTATCACTCGAATTGGCAAGCCTCTTTCTTACAATATCCCCTCTAACGCCATCACTGTGCCTTCCCCCGAGTCTGCCTACACTGagcttcttgcttcttccccttctcctctcgaGATTCTCAATGACCCCTCTCACCTCGCTGCCAATGAATCTACTTCTCCTCTTTACGCTTTCGGTAAGGCCGTTGCCATCCGAAAGGAGCGTGCCAGGCTCGTCGAGCTTGCCAAGAAGGTCCTCAAGGCCCCCAACACCAAACCTGAGGTTCACGAGGCTATCTCTGCCTGGCTTTTGATTCGcgacgagaagaaaggtGCAGCCGAGGCGGGTAAAAAGGTTGAGGCTGCTATCGGTGCCGGTAAAGGtgacgagaaggaaattgTTGAACTCGGTCAAAAGGGCCATTGGGAGAAGCGAGCTCTTTGGATTGTGATTTCCAACTCTTGGGCTGTCGACCTTGCTTCTTCGGGTCTTCACCATGCTCTTGCCTCTGGTCTCGACATTAACCTCCTCGTTTACGAGACCGctgcttctcccttctctcccaatGCTCCCGCCCAGCCTTCCAAAGAGCGCAAGAAGGACCTTGCCCTCTACGCCCTCAACATGGGGGACGTCTACGTTGCTTCCGTCGCCGTGTACGCCGACTACGCGGGTGTTCTCAACGCCATGCGCGAAGCCGAGAACTACTCTGGACCCGGTTTGGTCCTTGCCTACTTGCCCTGgggtgaaaaggaagacggTCAGGCTGTCTCTGACAGCGAGAACGCCGGCCCTCTTGAGCGACTCCGTGAGACTAAGCGAGCCGTCTCTGGTGGCTGGTGGCCCATGTTCAGGTGGAacccctctcttcctgacAACAAGCGATTCTCTCTCGACTCTTCTCACATCAAGGCTGCCCTCTCCGAGTTCCTTGACCGACAGTCTCACCTCTCTCAGCTTACTCTTGCGACACCCGCTATCGACCCTAGCGTAACCTCCTCCGCCGGTACCGAGCTTCTCGCTGCccggaaggagaaggctaGGAAGGCTTACGATGCCCTCCTCAACTCTCTCGACGGCCCCGGTCTTCTCGTTCTCTACGCCAGTGACGGTGGTAACGCCGAGAAGCTTGCCAAGCGACTTGTTGGCCGAGCCAAGATGCGTGGCGTTGGTGCTTCTCTCCGTGTCCTCGATGAGGTTGCCGGCTCTATCGTCGGGACCCTTGGACAGGAACAGAACGTTCTCATCGTTACTTCTACCGCTGGTCAGGGTGAATCTCCCCTCAACGGGCGAGAGTTCACCAAGGCGCTCTCCAagctttctccttccgacGAGCTCAAGGAAACTAAGATTGCCGTCTTTGGTATGGGTGACTCTCACTACTGGCCTCGCCCTGAGGACGCTGGTTACTACAACAAGCCCGCCAGGGATCTCTTCCCCAAGTTGCTCTCTCTTGGCTGCCAGGAACTCTTGCCTCTCGGTCTGGGTGACGACTCCGACCCTGACGGTGTCCAGACTGCGTACAAGCCTTTTGAAGCCTCTCTTTGGAGGGCCCTTGGCGTTGACAGCGTCGAGGTCActgaggaaaaggaggaggtcgTTGCCAACGAGCACATCAAGATTGCCTCTGACTACCTTCGAGGCACCATCCTTGAGGGTCTTGCCGACAAGTCCACCGGTGCCATCTCTGCCTCTGATGCTCAGTTGACCAAGTTCCACGGTACTTATATGCAG GATGACCGAGACATCCGAGAGTCTCTCAAGGCCCAAGGTCTCGAGCCCGCCTACTCTTTTATGATCCGAGTCCGAATGCCCGGTGGTATCTGCTCTGCCAAGCAGTGGCTCGACATGGACCGCATCGCCGATGAGCACGGTAACGGTACCTTCAAGTTGACTACCCGACAGACATTCCAGTTCCATGGTGTCATCAAGAGCCACTTGAAGAAAGCTATGCAAGCTATCAACAAGAGTTTGTTGGACACTATCGCCGCTTGTGGTGATGTCA ACCGTAACGTCCAGTGTACCGTCaacccttctctctccaagACCCACGCTACCGTCTACGAGTTCTCGAAGGCCATCTCGGagcatctccttcctgctACCAACGCTTACCACGAAATCTGGcttgacaagaagaagatctctGGTGACGCTGTCCAGCCTTTCGACTCTGACAGCGAGCCTCTCTACGGCCCTTACTACCTCCCTCGTAAATTCAAGATCGCCATCGCCGTCCCTCCTGACAACGCCGTTGACGTCTTCACCAACGACGTTGGTTTCATTGCCATTGTTGAGAACGACGAGGTCGTTGGTTACAACGTTagtgttggtggtggtatgGGTGTTACTCACGGTAACAAGAAGACCTACCCTCGATTGGGTGATGTCATCGGTTTCATCGCCGCCGAGGATGGCACGAAGGTTGCTGAGAGCATCATGTTGGTCCAGAGGGACCATGGTAACCGACAGGACAGGAAGAACGCT CGTCTGAAGTACACTGTCGACCGACTTGGTCTCCCCAAGTTTAAGGCTTTCGTCGAGGAGCGATGGGGCAAGAAGTTTGCTCCTGCCCGAGCTTACCACTTCGATTCTAATCTCGATCACTACGGCTGGACCCAGGGCTACGACGGCAAGTGGCACTTCACCATGTTTATTGAGAACGGTCGTGTCGAGGACAACTCTCGTCACCAGTTCAAGGCTGGTCTTCGAGAGATCGCCTCTGCTCACAAGGGTACTTTCCGATTGACCGCCAACCAGCACTTGATCCTTTCCGACGTTGCTCCCGAAGACCTcgatgagatgaagaggttgcTCGCCAAGTGGGGTCTGGACAACCTTGACCACTCTGGTGTCAGACTGTCAAGTTCCGCTTGTGTTGCCTTCCCCACCTGTGGTTTGGCCATGGCTGAATCCGAGAGATACTTGCCTGTGTTGATTGAcaaggtcgagaagatcTGTGAAGAGGCTGGTGTCAAGAGCGACGATCTTGTGATGAGAATGACTGGTTGCCCTAACGG ATGTGCTCGACCATGGGCCGCTGAGGTTGCGTTCGTCGGTAAGGCTCCTGGTAGCTATATG ATGATGCTTGGTGGTAGCCACCTCGGTACAAGATTGAACAAGCCCTTCCTCGAATCCGCCTCTGAACCCGAAATCCTTGCCGTCCTCAAACCCATGATCAAACGATGGGCTCTCGAGCGACATGAGGGTGAAAGGTTTGGTGACTGGACTATTCGAGCGGGCTACATCAAGCCCACAACGCACGGAACAAACTTCTGGGAGGACGCGTTCCCTGCGCAGGCGGGCACAACTGTGACAGCATAG
- a CDS encoding GTP-binding protein ypt1 yields MSAPEYDYLFKLLLIGDSGVGKSCLLLRFADDTYTESYISTIGVDFKIRTIELEGKTVKLQIWDTAGQERFRTITSSYYRGAHGIIVVYDVTDRDTYTNVKQWLQEIDRYAVEGVNKLLVGNKSDLATKKVVEYAEAKAFADELGIPFLETSAKNATNVEQAFLTMSKQIKDRMGSSTMASGPGAKSTIKGLGQNVEQKTAGGCC; encoded by the exons ATGTCTGCTCCCGAATACGACTACCTTTTCAAG CTCCTTCTTATCGGTGACTCTGGTGTCGGAAAGTCCTGTCTCTTGCTCCGTTTCGCCGACGACACCTACACAGAGTCTTATATCTCCACTATCGGC GTTGACTTCAAGATCCGAACcattgagcttgaaggCAAGACTGTCAAGCTCCAAATC TGGGACACTGCCGGACAAGAACGATTCAG GACCATTACTTCTTCTTACTACCGAGGTGCTCACGGTATCATAGTGGTTTACGACGTCACTGACCGGG ACACCTATACCAACGTTAAGCAATGGTTGCAAGAAATTGATCGATACGCTGTTGAGGGTGTCAACAAGCTTTTGGTTGGCAACAAGTCTGATCTGGCGACCAAGAAGGTTGTGGAGTATGCCGAGGCCAAGGCTTTCGCCGACGAGCTTGGTATCCCCTTCCTCGAAACTTCCGCTAAGAACGCTACCAACGTCGAACAAGCTTTCTTGACCATGTCTAAGCAGATTAAGGACCG AATGGGATCATCTACTATGGCTTCTGGACCTGGTGCCAAGTCCACCATTAAGGGTCTCGGACAGAACGTGGAGCAGAAGACCGCCGGCGGATGCTGCTAA